A window of Pararhodobacter sp. genomic DNA:
ATCGAGCCCTCCGACAGGCCCATCGTGCGCAGGATTCCAATATCCCGGCCCTTGTTCTTCACCAGCATGATCAGCCCGGAAATGATATTCATCGCCGCAATCAGCACAAGGATCGAGAGGATGATGAACATCACGTTGTCTTCGATATCCAGCGCGCGCAGGAACGAACCCGCAGAATCGCGCCAGGTCCAGATCATCGCGCGCTCTCCGGCGGCATGCAGCAGTTGATAGGTCAGGGATTCGACGGCCTCGGGCGCGGTCAACATCACCTCGATTTCATCCGCCACGCCATCGCGGTTGAAAAAAACCTGCGCCTCGGTAAAGGGCAAATAAACCCGTGTGCGGTCAATATCATAACGCCCGGCCGAGAAGATATAGACCACCTCATAGGCGTTCACGCGCGGCGAGGTGCCAAAGGCGGTGCGCACCCCCTCGGGCGAGATGATGCGAATGCGGTCGCCGACCTGCGCGTTCAACTCACGCGCCACCCCCTCGCCAATTGCAATGCCCTCGTTGAACCGGCCGATATCGCCGCGCGCCCGGTCCGAGACGGCGATCCGCGGAATGGTGATCAGATCCTCATAAGCGATGCCGAACACCTCGACGCCCGCGTTATGCCCGTCGGCGCTGGCCATGACCTGCCCCTTGATCAACGGCATGGCGCTGGTCACGCCGGGCACCGCTTCCAAACGCGCCGCAAGGTCGGAATAATCGGCAATGGTGCGCGACAGCTGCCCGTTTTCGGTCATCGCGGACGAATAATACACCGTCGCATGGGCATTCGCGCCCAGGATCGTATCGACAAACTCGGTGCGAAACCCGGATCGCACGGCCAAAGTGGCAATCAGCGCAAACACCGCCAAGGCGATACCGATCAACGAGATCCAGGTCATCACACTGACGCCACCCTCGGCGCGACGGGCGCGCAAATAGCGCCAGGCGATCATCCACTCGAAGGCGGCAAAAGGTCTGGTTGTGCCGGTCATGGGGTCCGCACTCTGGTAAGGCGCGCGCAACCTCGGGCGAAACTCGCGTGCGGTCAAGCACCAAACGCGTCACCCCGCCTCACGGAAGGGTGTTACGCCCGCTTCATCTTGCCAGAAATACTCACGGGGTTTCCCAAGGGGGGCGTGCCCCCCTTGGGCCGGGCGTGGGGCGGGCCCCACCGGCGCGCGGGGGCTCGATGCCCCCAAGCGCCGCCTGATCACCCGGTCACATCACCGCATTACTCCTGCATCTTGAGATCCACCGCCTGCTCCTCGGCGATCATCGCCTCAAGCCTGCGCCGGAACCGCAATTGCCCGCCGTCAATCGGCAGGTCGATATGCGGCGTGCGCTTGTTGGTCATG
This region includes:
- a CDS encoding lipoprotein-releasing ABC transporter permease subunit produces the protein MTGTTRPFAAFEWMIAWRYLRARRAEGGVSVMTWISLIGIALAVFALIATLAVRSGFRTEFVDTILGANAHATVYYSSAMTENGQLSRTIADYSDLAARLEAVPGVTSAMPLIKGQVMASADGHNAGVEVFGIAYEDLITIPRIAVSDRARGDIGRFNEGIAIGEGVARELNAQVGDRIRIISPEGVRTAFGTSPRVNAYEVVYIFSAGRYDIDRTRVYLPFTEAQVFFNRDGVADEIEVMLTAPEAVESLTYQLLHAAGERAMIWTWRDSAGSFLRALDIEDNVMFIILSILVLIAAMNIISGLIMLVKNKGRDIGILRTMGLSEGSILRIFFLCGSLVGVVGTGIGVIAGCLFALYIDPIFATVNYLSGGGVWDPEIRGIYALPAQLRLVDVVKAVSLSLGLSFIVTIFPARRAARMNPVEALRYE